The following proteins come from a genomic window of Maylandia zebra isolate NMK-2024a linkage group LG22, Mzebra_GT3a, whole genome shotgun sequence:
- the casd1 gene encoding N-acetylneuraminate (7)9-O-acetyltransferase, producing MEEKEAVCRGVELAYGELSGAPPPRDCTAACCHGGAKMAVLAYSLGKREINQHFTIKNAKLISLVAVLLLLVFHAASRYYEGGDSCEWLLSRGRYLGEDVWQPYGCMMHKYKSIEAKTCLSEKRVAFVGDSRIRQLFYSFIKIINPERKEEGIKHEDISFEDKSYSIKVDFLWYPEANNSMKERLISWTREGSAKPDVLVLGAATWSIKLHGGSSEALQQYKVNLTAIMGQLEKLAEHGEVYWVLQDPVNEEVLSENRKMITNQQLELYNEAAVDVLNSSKRNGRSRVRLVAASRQAALETIIKSDDGLHLPESTRSVGAMILMNSVCNKILRPIDGSCCQTLRAPNLLQKLSALFFLGSAVVIMVFHILGNNRHRRHVPPDVESLEEKKPATAAVPPGPKAPFQALCRMGVIMGYFYLCDRADVFMKEQKFYTHSTFFIPLIYIFVLGVFYSDNSKEAKLLNREQTDEWKGWMQLVILIYHISGASAFIPVYMHVRVLVAAYLFQTGYGHFSFFWLKGDFGLYRVCQVLFRLNFLVLVLCVVMDRPYQFYYFVPLVTFWFVVIYTTMAMWPQILQKTANSSGVWHFGVLAKLLGLLMFICFFAFSQGVFERVFSVWPISKLFELNGSIHEWWFRWKLDRFAVIHGMLFAFIYLVLQKRQVLSEGKGETLFSAKISNFLLFLSVVSFITYSIWASSCKTKTECNEMHPYISVVQILAFILIRNIPGYARSIYSSFFAWFGKISLELFICQYHIWLAADTKGILVLIPGNPSLNILVSTFIFVCVAHEISLITNDLAQVVIPKDSMALLKRLGAMGILSLVILLVSRAGQPTPGA from the exons atggaggagaaggaggCGGTGTGCCGGGGAGTGGAGCTGGCATATGGTGAGCTGAGCGGAGCGCCGCCGCCGCGAGACTGCACAGCTGCCTGTTGTCATGGAGGAGCAAAGATGGCGGTCCTGGCCTATAGCCTGGGCAAACGCGAAATAAATCAACATTTTACCATAAAAAACGCGAAACTGATATCGCTGGTTGCTGTTCTTTTACTCCTCGTGTTTCACGCTGCTTCGCGGTATTACGAAG GAGGGGACTCGTGTGAATGGCTGCTGTCCAGAGGACGTTACTTGGGGGAGGATGTATGGCAGCCTTATGGCTGCATGATGCACAAATACAAAAGCAT TGAAGCCAAAACCTGCCTCTCTGAAAAGCGGGTAGCCTTTGTTGGCGATTCGCGAATCAGGCAGCTGTTTTACTCCTTCATCAAAATTATCAACCCTGAACGAAAAGAAGAGGGGATTAAG CATGAGGACATTTCCTTTGAAGACAAGAGCTACTCTATTAAAGTG GACTTTCTGTGGTACCCCGAGGCAAATAATTCAATGAAGGAACGCTTGATATCATGGACACGT GAAGGTTCAGCAAAGCCAGATGTTCTCGTCCTCGGAGCTGCCACG TGGTCCATCAAGTTGCACGGTGGCAGCAGTGAGGCCCTCCAGCAGTACAAAGTCAACTTGACTGCAATCATGGGGCAGCTGGAGAAGCTGGCTGAGCATGGGGAGGTCTACTGGGTGCTGCAAG ATCCAGTAAATGAAGAGGTGTTAAGtgagaacaggaaaatgatcacCAACCAGCAGCTGGAGCTGTACAATGAAGCAGCAGTGGATGTGCTCAACAGCAGCAAGCGTAATGGCAGATCTCGGGTCAGACTGGTGGCTGCTTCCCGTCAGGCTGCGCTGGAAACCATCATCAAGTCAGATGATGGTTTGCACCTGCCTGAGAGCACCAGGAGTGTG GGAGCCATGATCCTCATGAACTCTGTGTGCAACAAAATACTGAGGCCCATCGACGGTTCATGCTGTCAGACGTTACGAGCCCCTAACTTGCTCCAGAAACTGTCGGCTCTTTTCTTCCTTGGCTCAGCCGTGGTCATCATGGTCTTCCACATCCTTGGCAACAATCGCCACCGCCGACACGTGCCCCCTGATGTGGAGAGCCTAGAGGAGAAGAAGCCAGCCACTGCAGCTGTTCCCCCCGGCCCAAAAGCACCTTTTCAGGCTCTCTGCAGGATGGGCGTCATCATGGGCTATTTTTACCTTTGTGACAGGGCAGATGTGTTCATGAAAGAGCAGAAGTTTTACACGCACTCCACGTTCTTCATCCCTCTCATCTACATATTTGTACTGGGAGTGTTTTACAGTGACAACAGCAAGGAG GCAAAATTACTCAACCGAGAACAAACAGACGAGTGGAAAGGCTGGATGCAGCTCGTCATCCTCATCTATCACATATCTGGAGCGAGCGCT ttCATCCCAGTGTACATGCATGTGCGGGTGTTGGTGGCAGCGTACCTATTTCAAACTGGCTATGGACACTTTTCGTTTTTTTGGCTCAAAGGAGACTTTGGACTTTACAGAGTGTGCCAG GTGCTTTTCCGTCTGAACTTCCTGGTGTTGGTGCTGTGTGTGGTAATGGACCGACCGTACCAGTTCTATTACTTTGTTCCCTTGGTCACATTCTGGTTTGTTGTCATCTACACCACAATGGCTATGTGGCCTCAGATCCTTCAGAAGACGGCTAACA GTAGTGGCGTCTGGCATTTTGGAGTCTTGGCAAAGTTACTGGGCCTCCTGATGTTCATCTgcttttttgccttttcacAG GGCGTTTTTGAGCGCGTCTTCTCTGTGTGGCCCATCTCTAAGCTCTTCGAGCTGAATGGCAGCATCCACGAGTGGTGGTTCAGATGGAAGCTGGACCGATTT GCGGTGATACATGGCATGTTATTTGCCTTCATCTATCTGGTGCTGCAGAAGCGTCAGGTACTGTCAGAGGGAAAAGGAGAGACTCTCTTCTCTGCCAAGATTTCCaactttctcctcttcctctctgttgTCTCCTTCATA ACTTACTCAATATGGGcaagcagctgcaaaaccaAAACCGAGTGCAACGAGATGCATCCCTATATCTCTGTGGTCCAG ATTTTGGCCTTCATTCTCATCAGGAACATTCCTGGCTATGCCCGTTCTATATATAGCTCATTCTTTGCATGGTTTGGAAAGATCTCCTTAGAG CTTTTCATTTGCCAGTACCACATATGGCTTGCAGCTGACACCAAGGGGATTTTGGTCCTCATCCCAGGAAACCCCTCCCTCAACATTTTGGTTAGCACCTTCATCTTTGTTTGTGTGGCTCATGAGATTTCCCTCATCACCAACGACCTGGCCCAGGTGGTCATCCCCAAAGACAGCATGGCTCTGCTGAAGAGACTGGGGGCCATGGGGATTCTCAGTCTCGTTATACTGCTGGTGTCCAGGGCTGGCCAGCCCACACCTGGCGCCTGA